One window of Lagenorhynchus albirostris chromosome 16, mLagAlb1.1, whole genome shotgun sequence genomic DNA carries:
- the FUOM gene encoding fucose mutarotase, whose amino-acid sequence MKAFVLLLPGRAAQVKTAVTGLGQGPPTSECPQTLQGEARAAAPLGANASTVRIPLDLGAVPTATQLQVNRRPGPASRVVLKGVPALPSPEPLYALARMGHGDEIGLGIPQRLEAVLQPLPLDCYVESPAVVVELVPSDRERGLQTPVWPSYQSILSRAGCASPLATIERLEFYEWTRKAVAVVTTGEAALYGNLILKKGLPAPDALFQAC is encoded by the exons ATGAAGGCCTTTGTCCTCCTGCTGCCTGGGAGGGCTGCACAGGTGAAGACGGCAGTCACTGGCCTGGGTCAGGGCCCCCCAACCTCAGAATGTCCTCAGACCCTCCAAGGTGAGGCCAGAGCAGCTGCACCTCTGGGAGCGAACGCCAGCACCGTGAGGATCCCCCTGGATCTTGGTGCGGTGCCCACTGCAACGCAGCTGCAGGTGAACAGACGGCCAG GCCCAGCCAGCAGGGTGGTGCTGAAGGGCGTCCCCGCGCTGCCGTCCCCCGAGCCGCTCTACGCCCTGGCGCGGATGGGGCACGGAGATGAGATCG GCCTGGGCATCCCTCAGCGCCTGGAGGCTGTGCTGCAGCCGCTACCACTGGACTGCTACGTGGAGAGCCCG GCTGTGGTCGTGGAGCTGGTGCCCAGCGACAGGGAGAGGGGCCTGCAGACCCCAGTGTGGCCAAGCTACCAATCCATCCTCTCCAGGGCCGGCTGTGCG AGCCCCCTGGCCACGATAGAGAGATTGGAGTTTTATGAGTGGACCAGAAAGGCTGTTGCTGTTGTGACAACTGG GGAGGCGGCCCTCTACGGAAACCTCATCCTCAAGAAGGGGTTGCCGGCCCCCGATGCCCTGTTCCAGGCCTGTTGA
- the ECHS1 gene encoding enoyl-CoA hydratase, mitochondrial, whose product MAALRALQPSVRVLLCTWPGCPASRSFASSAASEYIITAKKGKNSNVGLVQLNRPKALNALCDGLIMELNQALQAFEEDPAVGAIVLTGGEKAFAAGADIKEMQNLTFQDCYSSKFLSHWDRLSRVKKPVIAAVNGYALGGGCELAMMCDIIYAGEKAQFGQPEILIGTIPGAGGTQRLTRAVGKSLAMEMVLTGDRISAQDAKQAGLVSKIFPVETLVEEAIKCAEKIASNSKIVAAMAKESVNAAFEMTLTEGIKLEKKLFYSTFATEDRKEGMSAFVEKRKASFKDQ is encoded by the exons ATGGCCGCCCTGCGCGCCCTGCAGCCTAGCGTCCGCGTCCTGCTGTGCACTTGGCCCGGCTGCCCCGCGTCGCGCTCCTTCGCCTCCA gcGCAGCCTCTGAATACATCATCACAGCCAAGAAGGGGAAGAACAGCAACGTGGGGTTGGTCCAGCTGAACCGCCCCAAGGCACTCAATGCGCTCTGCGATGGCCTGATCATGGAGCTCAACCAGGCACTGCAGGCCTTCGAGGAGGACCCGGCTGTGGGGGCCATCGTCCTCACGGGCGGGGAGAAGGCGTTTGCAG CTGGAGCCGACATCAAGGAAATGCAGAATCTAACGTTCCAGGACTGCTACTCCAGCAAGTTCTTGAGCCACTGGGACCGACTCTCTCGGGTCAAGAAGCCAGTCATAGCTGCTGTCAATGGCTACGCC CTTGGTGGTGGCTGTGAACTTGCTATGATGTGTGACATCATTTATGCTGGAGAGAAAGCCCAGTTTGGGCAGCCAGAGATCCTAATAGGAACCATCCCAG GTGCAGGGGGCACCCAGAGACTGACCCGTGCCGTCGGAAAGTCACTGGCCATGGAGATGGTCCTCACTGGTGACCGGATCTCGGCCCAGGATGCCAAGCAAGCAG GTCTTGTAAGCAAAATTTTTCCTGTTGAGACACTGGTAGAAGAAGCCATAAAGTGTGCAGAAAAGATTGCCAGCAACTCTAAAATTGTAGCAGCGATGGCCAAAGAGTCAGTGAACGCAG cttttgaAATGACATTAACAGAGGGCATTAAGTTGGAGAAGAAACTCTTCTATTCAACTTTTGCTACC GAAGACCGGAAGGAAGGGATGTCCGCGTTTGTGGAGAAGAGAAAGGCCAGCTTCAAGGACCAGTAG
- the PAOX gene encoding peroxisomal N(1)-acetyl-spermine/spermidine oxidase isoform X3, translated as MQSSDRQAEAPGRGPRVLVVGGGIAGLGAAQRLCCHPAFPHLRVLEATARAGGRIRSERSFGGVVEVGAHWIHGPSQGNPVFQLAAKYGLLGEKALSEENQLIETGGHVGLPSVSYASSGGSVSPELVAEMARLFYSLIDQTREFLHAAETPAPSVGEYLKKEIRQHMAGWTEEEETKRLKLAILNNLFNVECCVSGTHSMDLVALAPFGEYTVLPGLDCTFPGGYQGLTDRIMASLPKDVMVFNKPVKTIHWDGCFEEASAPGETFPVLVECEDGGCFPAHHVVVTVPLGFLKERLDTFFEPPLPTEKAEAIRKIGFGTNNKIFLEFEEPFWQPDCQHIQVVWRDTSPLEDAAPKLQDAWFKKLVGFWVLPSFGRASQVLCGFIAGLESEFMETLSDEDVLLSLTQLQVLFAGEATHRTFYSTTHGALLSGWREADRLIALWDSQAQRSEPGSELGSAPPVPGSRGGWPHPFL; from the exons ATGCAGTCGAGTGACCGTCAGGCGGAGGCCCCTGGCCGCGGCCCGCGGGTGCTGGTGGTGGGCGGTGGCATCGCGGGGCTGGGCGCGGCGCAGAGGCTCTGCTGCCACCCGGCCTTTCCGCACCTGCGGGTTCTGGAGGCCACGGCCCGCGCCGGTGGCCGCATCCGCTCGGAGCGCAGCTTCG GTGGTGTGGTGGAGGTGGGCGCTCACTGGATCCATGGGCCCTCGCAGGGCAACCCCGTCTTCCAGCTGGCTGCCAAGTACGGGCTTCTGGGGGAGAAGGCATTGTCGGAGGAGAACCAGCTGATCGAGACCGGGGGTCACGTGGGCCTGCCCTCTGTGTCCTATGCCAGCTCCGGGGGAAGTGTGAGCCCTGAGCTGGTGGCCGAGATGGCCAGACTGTTCTACAGTCTCATAGACCAGACCAGGGAGTTCCTGCATGCGGCTGAGACCCCCGCCCCCAGTGTCGGGGAGTACCTCAAGAAGGAGATCCGCCAGCACATGGCCGGCTggacagaggaggaggagaccAAGAGGCTCAAGCTGGCCATCCTGAACAACTTGTTCAACGTGGAGTGCTGTGTGAGCGGTACCCACAGCATGGACCTGGTGGCCCTCGCACCTTTCGGGGAGTACACTGTGTTGCCAGGGTTGGACTGCACCTTTCCTGG AGGCTACCAAGGACTCACAGACCGCATCATGGCCTCCCTGCCCAAGGACGTGATGGTTTTTAACAAGCCAGTGAAGACCATTCACTGGGATGGGTGCTTCGAGGAAGCTTCTGCTCCTGGGGAGACGTTTCCGGTGCTGGTGGAATGTGAGGATGGAGGCTGCTTCCCAGCGCATCACGTGGTCGTCACCGTGCCGTTAG GTTTTCTTAAAGAACGTCTGGACACCTTCTTTGAGCCACCGCTGCCCACCGAGAAGGCGGAAGCGATCAGGAAAATAGGCTTTGGGACCAACAATAAAATCTTCCTGGAGTTTGAGGAGCCTTTCTGGCAGCCAGACTGCCAGCACATCCAGGTGGTGTGGAGGGACACGTCGCCCCTGGAGGACGCCGCCCCCAAGTTGCAGGATGCCTGGTTCAAGAAGCTTGTTGGCTTTTGGGTCCTGCCTTCCTTCGG CAGGGCCAGCCAGGTGCTCTGCGGCTTCATCGCAGGGCTCGAGTCTGAGTTCATGGAGACGCTATCGGACGAGGACGTGCTCCTGTCTCTGACACAG CTCCAGGTCCTGTTTGCAGGGGAAGCCACACACCGGACGTTTTACTCCACCACGCACGGAGCTCTGCTGTCCGGCTGGAGGGAGGCTGACCGGCTCATCGCTCTGTGGGATTCGCAGGCACAGCGGTCTGAGCCCGGCTCTGAGCTCGGCTCTGCTCCCCCAGTTCCCGGGTCCCGGGGAGGCTGGCCCCACCCTTTCCTTTGA
- the PAOX gene encoding peroxisomal N(1)-acetyl-spermine/spermidine oxidase isoform X4, with translation MQSSDRQAEAPGRGPRVLVVGGGIAGLGAAQRLCCHPAFPHLRVLEATARAGGRIRSERSFGGVVEVGAHWIHGPSQGNPVFQLAAKYGLLGEKALSEENQLIETGGHVGLPSVSYASSGGSVSPELVAEMARLFYSLIDQTREFLHAAETPAPSVGEYLKKEIRQHMAGWTEEEETKRLKLAILNNLFNVECCVSGTHSMDLVALAPFGEYTVLPGLDCTFPGGYQGLTDRIMASLPKDVMVFNKPVKTIHWDGCFEEASAPGETFPVLVECEDGGCFPAHHVVVTVPLGFLKERLDTFFEPPLPTEKAEAIRKIGFGTNNKIFLEFEEPFWQPDCQHIQVVWRDTSPLEDAAPKLQDAWFKKLVGFWVLPSFGASQVLCGFIAGLESEFMETLSDEDVLLSLTQLQVLFAGEATHRTFYSTTHGALLSGWREADRLIALWDSQAQRSEPGSELGSAPPVPGSRGGWPHPFL, from the exons ATGCAGTCGAGTGACCGTCAGGCGGAGGCCCCTGGCCGCGGCCCGCGGGTGCTGGTGGTGGGCGGTGGCATCGCGGGGCTGGGCGCGGCGCAGAGGCTCTGCTGCCACCCGGCCTTTCCGCACCTGCGGGTTCTGGAGGCCACGGCCCGCGCCGGTGGCCGCATCCGCTCGGAGCGCAGCTTCG GTGGTGTGGTGGAGGTGGGCGCTCACTGGATCCATGGGCCCTCGCAGGGCAACCCCGTCTTCCAGCTGGCTGCCAAGTACGGGCTTCTGGGGGAGAAGGCATTGTCGGAGGAGAACCAGCTGATCGAGACCGGGGGTCACGTGGGCCTGCCCTCTGTGTCCTATGCCAGCTCCGGGGGAAGTGTGAGCCCTGAGCTGGTGGCCGAGATGGCCAGACTGTTCTACAGTCTCATAGACCAGACCAGGGAGTTCCTGCATGCGGCTGAGACCCCCGCCCCCAGTGTCGGGGAGTACCTCAAGAAGGAGATCCGCCAGCACATGGCCGGCTggacagaggaggaggagaccAAGAGGCTCAAGCTGGCCATCCTGAACAACTTGTTCAACGTGGAGTGCTGTGTGAGCGGTACCCACAGCATGGACCTGGTGGCCCTCGCACCTTTCGGGGAGTACACTGTGTTGCCAGGGTTGGACTGCACCTTTCCTGG AGGCTACCAAGGACTCACAGACCGCATCATGGCCTCCCTGCCCAAGGACGTGATGGTTTTTAACAAGCCAGTGAAGACCATTCACTGGGATGGGTGCTTCGAGGAAGCTTCTGCTCCTGGGGAGACGTTTCCGGTGCTGGTGGAATGTGAGGATGGAGGCTGCTTCCCAGCGCATCACGTGGTCGTCACCGTGCCGTTAG GTTTTCTTAAAGAACGTCTGGACACCTTCTTTGAGCCACCGCTGCCCACCGAGAAGGCGGAAGCGATCAGGAAAATAGGCTTTGGGACCAACAATAAAATCTTCCTGGAGTTTGAGGAGCCTTTCTGGCAGCCAGACTGCCAGCACATCCAGGTGGTGTGGAGGGACACGTCGCCCCTGGAGGACGCCGCCCCCAAGTTGCAGGATGCCTGGTTCAAGAAGCTTGTTGGCTTTTGGGTCCTGCCTTCCTTCGG GGCCAGCCAGGTGCTCTGCGGCTTCATCGCAGGGCTCGAGTCTGAGTTCATGGAGACGCTATCGGACGAGGACGTGCTCCTGTCTCTGACACAG CTCCAGGTCCTGTTTGCAGGGGAAGCCACACACCGGACGTTTTACTCCACCACGCACGGAGCTCTGCTGTCCGGCTGGAGGGAGGCTGACCGGCTCATCGCTCTGTGGGATTCGCAGGCACAGCGGTCTGAGCCCGGCTCTGAGCTCGGCTCTGCTCCCCCAGTTCCCGGGTCCCGGGGAGGCTGGCCCCACCCTTTCCTTTGA
- the PAOX gene encoding peroxisomal N(1)-acetyl-spermine/spermidine oxidase isoform X5, with protein MQSSDRQAEAPGRGPRVLVVGGGIAGLGAAQRLCCHPAFPHLRVLEATARAGGRIRSERSFGGVVEVGAHWIHGPSQGNPVFQLAAKYGLLGEKALSEENQLIETGGHVGLPSVSYASSGGSVSPELVAEMARLFYSLIDQTREFLHAAETPAPSVGEYLKKEIRQHMAGWTEEEETKRLKLAILNNLFNVECCVSGTHSMDLVALAPFGEYTVLPGLDCTFPGGYQGLTDRIMASLPKDVMVFNKPVKTIHWDGCFEEASAPGETFPVLVECEDGGCFPAHHVVVTVPLGFLKERLDTFFEPPLPTEKAEAIRKIGFGTNNKIFLEFEEPFWQPDCQHIQVVWRDTSPLEDAAPKLQDAWFKKLVGFWVLPSFGRASQVLCGFIAGLESEFMETLSDEDVLLSLTQVLRRVTGNPRLPAPRSVLRSRWHSAPHTRGSYSYVAVGSSGDDLDLLAQPLPADGRGAQLQVLFAGEATHRTFYSTTHGALLSGWREADRLIALWDSQAQRSEPGSELGSAPPVPGSRGGWPHPFL; from the exons ATGCAGTCGAGTGACCGTCAGGCGGAGGCCCCTGGCCGCGGCCCGCGGGTGCTGGTGGTGGGCGGTGGCATCGCGGGGCTGGGCGCGGCGCAGAGGCTCTGCTGCCACCCGGCCTTTCCGCACCTGCGGGTTCTGGAGGCCACGGCCCGCGCCGGTGGCCGCATCCGCTCGGAGCGCAGCTTCG GTGGTGTGGTGGAGGTGGGCGCTCACTGGATCCATGGGCCCTCGCAGGGCAACCCCGTCTTCCAGCTGGCTGCCAAGTACGGGCTTCTGGGGGAGAAGGCATTGTCGGAGGAGAACCAGCTGATCGAGACCGGGGGTCACGTGGGCCTGCCCTCTGTGTCCTATGCCAGCTCCGGGGGAAGTGTGAGCCCTGAGCTGGTGGCCGAGATGGCCAGACTGTTCTACAGTCTCATAGACCAGACCAGGGAGTTCCTGCATGCGGCTGAGACCCCCGCCCCCAGTGTCGGGGAGTACCTCAAGAAGGAGATCCGCCAGCACATGGCCGGCTggacagaggaggaggagaccAAGAGGCTCAAGCTGGCCATCCTGAACAACTTGTTCAACGTGGAGTGCTGTGTGAGCGGTACCCACAGCATGGACCTGGTGGCCCTCGCACCTTTCGGGGAGTACACTGTGTTGCCAGGGTTGGACTGCACCTTTCCTGG AGGCTACCAAGGACTCACAGACCGCATCATGGCCTCCCTGCCCAAGGACGTGATGGTTTTTAACAAGCCAGTGAAGACCATTCACTGGGATGGGTGCTTCGAGGAAGCTTCTGCTCCTGGGGAGACGTTTCCGGTGCTGGTGGAATGTGAGGATGGAGGCTGCTTCCCAGCGCATCACGTGGTCGTCACCGTGCCGTTAG GTTTTCTTAAAGAACGTCTGGACACCTTCTTTGAGCCACCGCTGCCCACCGAGAAGGCGGAAGCGATCAGGAAAATAGGCTTTGGGACCAACAATAAAATCTTCCTGGAGTTTGAGGAGCCTTTCTGGCAGCCAGACTGCCAGCACATCCAGGTGGTGTGGAGGGACACGTCGCCCCTGGAGGACGCCGCCCCCAAGTTGCAGGATGCCTGGTTCAAGAAGCTTGTTGGCTTTTGGGTCCTGCCTTCCTTCGG CAGGGCCAGCCAGGTGCTCTGCGGCTTCATCGCAGGGCTCGAGTCTGAGTTCATGGAGACGCTATCGGACGAGGACGTGCTCCTGTCTCTGACACAGGTGCTCCGCAGGGTGACAG GGAATCCCCGGCTCCCCGCGCCCAGGAGTGTGCTGAGGTCCCGCTGGCATAGTGCCCCACACACCCGGGGCTCCTACAGCTACGTGGCCGTGGGCAGCTCCGGGGACGACCTGGACCTGCTAGCCCAGCCTCTCCCTGCGGACGGCAGGGGTGCCCAG CTCCAGGTCCTGTTTGCAGGGGAAGCCACACACCGGACGTTTTACTCCACCACGCACGGAGCTCTGCTGTCCGGCTGGAGGGAGGCTGACCGGCTCATCGCTCTGTGGGATTCGCAGGCACAGCGGTCTGAGCCCGGCTCTGAGCTCGGCTCTGCTCCCCCAGTTCCCGGGTCCCGGGGAGGCTGGCCCCACCCTTTCCTTTGA
- the PAOX gene encoding peroxisomal N(1)-acetyl-spermine/spermidine oxidase isoform X2, translating into MQSSDRQAEAPGRGPRVLVVGGGIAGLGAAQRLCCHPAFPHLRVLEATARAGGRIRSERSFGGVVEVGAHWIHGPSQGNPVFQLAAKYGLLGEKALSEENQLIETGGHVGLPSVSYASSGGSVSPELVAEMARLFYSLIDQTREFLHAAETPAPSVGEYLKKEIRQHMAGWTEEEETKRLKLAILNNLFNVECCVSGTHSMDLVALAPFGEYTVLPGLDCTFPGGYQGLTDRIMASLPKDVMVFNKPVKTIHWDGCFEEASAPGETFPVLVECEDGGCFPAHHVVVTVPLGFLKERLDTFFEPPLPTEKAEAIRKIGFGTNNKIFLEFEEPFWQPDCQHIQVVWRDTSPLEDAAPKLQDAWFKKLVGFWVLPSFGSRSCLQGKPHTGRFTPPRTELCCPAGGRLTGSSLCGIRRHSGLSPALSSALLPQFPGPGEAGPTLSFDGQGSVGLGIWDVNVTGVSSLLSQVAGVRPGLNLS; encoded by the exons ATGCAGTCGAGTGACCGTCAGGCGGAGGCCCCTGGCCGCGGCCCGCGGGTGCTGGTGGTGGGCGGTGGCATCGCGGGGCTGGGCGCGGCGCAGAGGCTCTGCTGCCACCCGGCCTTTCCGCACCTGCGGGTTCTGGAGGCCACGGCCCGCGCCGGTGGCCGCATCCGCTCGGAGCGCAGCTTCG GTGGTGTGGTGGAGGTGGGCGCTCACTGGATCCATGGGCCCTCGCAGGGCAACCCCGTCTTCCAGCTGGCTGCCAAGTACGGGCTTCTGGGGGAGAAGGCATTGTCGGAGGAGAACCAGCTGATCGAGACCGGGGGTCACGTGGGCCTGCCCTCTGTGTCCTATGCCAGCTCCGGGGGAAGTGTGAGCCCTGAGCTGGTGGCCGAGATGGCCAGACTGTTCTACAGTCTCATAGACCAGACCAGGGAGTTCCTGCATGCGGCTGAGACCCCCGCCCCCAGTGTCGGGGAGTACCTCAAGAAGGAGATCCGCCAGCACATGGCCGGCTggacagaggaggaggagaccAAGAGGCTCAAGCTGGCCATCCTGAACAACTTGTTCAACGTGGAGTGCTGTGTGAGCGGTACCCACAGCATGGACCTGGTGGCCCTCGCACCTTTCGGGGAGTACACTGTGTTGCCAGGGTTGGACTGCACCTTTCCTGG AGGCTACCAAGGACTCACAGACCGCATCATGGCCTCCCTGCCCAAGGACGTGATGGTTTTTAACAAGCCAGTGAAGACCATTCACTGGGATGGGTGCTTCGAGGAAGCTTCTGCTCCTGGGGAGACGTTTCCGGTGCTGGTGGAATGTGAGGATGGAGGCTGCTTCCCAGCGCATCACGTGGTCGTCACCGTGCCGTTAG GTTTTCTTAAAGAACGTCTGGACACCTTCTTTGAGCCACCGCTGCCCACCGAGAAGGCGGAAGCGATCAGGAAAATAGGCTTTGGGACCAACAATAAAATCTTCCTGGAGTTTGAGGAGCCTTTCTGGCAGCCAGACTGCCAGCACATCCAGGTGGTGTGGAGGGACACGTCGCCCCTGGAGGACGCCGCCCCCAAGTTGCAGGATGCCTGGTTCAAGAAGCTTGTTGGCTTTTGGGTCCTGCCTTCCTTCGG CTCCAGGTCCTGTTTGCAGGGGAAGCCACACACCGGACGTTTTACTCCACCACGCACGGAGCTCTGCTGTCCGGCTGGAGGGAGGCTGACCGGCTCATCGCTCTGTGGGATTCGCAGGCACAGCGGTCTGAGCCCGGCTCTGAGCTCGGCTCTGCTCCCCCAGTTCCCGGGTCCCGGGGAGGCTGGCCCCACCCTTTCCTTTGATGGACAAGGTTCAGTCGGGCTTGGGATTTGGGATGTTAATGTCACTGGGGTCAGCTCCCTCCTTTCCCAAGTCGCTGGAGTCCGGCCAGGGCTGAACTTGAGCTGA
- the PAOX gene encoding peroxisomal N(1)-acetyl-spermine/spermidine oxidase isoform X1, which translates to MQSSDRQAEAPGRGPRVLVVGGGIAGLGAAQRLCCHPAFPHLRVLEATARAGGRIRSERSFGGVVEVGAHWIHGPSQGNPVFQLAAKYGLLGEKALSEENQLIETGGHVGLPSVSYASSGGSVSPELVAEMARLFYSLIDQTREFLHAAETPAPSVGEYLKKEIRQHMAGWTEEEETKRLKLAILNNLFNVECCVSGTHSMDLVALAPFGEYTVLPGLDCTFPGGYQGLTDRIMASLPKDVMVFNKPVKTIHWDGCFEEASAPGETFPVLVECEDGGCFPAHHVVVTVPLGFLKERLDTFFEPPLPTEKAEAIRKIGFGTNNKIFLEFEEPFWQPDCQHIQVVWRDTSPLEDAAPKLQDAWFKKLVGFWVLPSFGASQVLCGFIAGLESEFMETLSDEDVLLSLTQVLRRVTGNPRLPAPRSVLRSRWHSAPHTRGSYSYVAVGSSGDDLDLLAQPLPADGRGAQLQVLFAGEATHRTFYSTTHGALLSGWREADRLIALWDSQAQRSEPGSELGSAPPVPGSRGGWPHPFL; encoded by the exons ATGCAGTCGAGTGACCGTCAGGCGGAGGCCCCTGGCCGCGGCCCGCGGGTGCTGGTGGTGGGCGGTGGCATCGCGGGGCTGGGCGCGGCGCAGAGGCTCTGCTGCCACCCGGCCTTTCCGCACCTGCGGGTTCTGGAGGCCACGGCCCGCGCCGGTGGCCGCATCCGCTCGGAGCGCAGCTTCG GTGGTGTGGTGGAGGTGGGCGCTCACTGGATCCATGGGCCCTCGCAGGGCAACCCCGTCTTCCAGCTGGCTGCCAAGTACGGGCTTCTGGGGGAGAAGGCATTGTCGGAGGAGAACCAGCTGATCGAGACCGGGGGTCACGTGGGCCTGCCCTCTGTGTCCTATGCCAGCTCCGGGGGAAGTGTGAGCCCTGAGCTGGTGGCCGAGATGGCCAGACTGTTCTACAGTCTCATAGACCAGACCAGGGAGTTCCTGCATGCGGCTGAGACCCCCGCCCCCAGTGTCGGGGAGTACCTCAAGAAGGAGATCCGCCAGCACATGGCCGGCTggacagaggaggaggagaccAAGAGGCTCAAGCTGGCCATCCTGAACAACTTGTTCAACGTGGAGTGCTGTGTGAGCGGTACCCACAGCATGGACCTGGTGGCCCTCGCACCTTTCGGGGAGTACACTGTGTTGCCAGGGTTGGACTGCACCTTTCCTGG AGGCTACCAAGGACTCACAGACCGCATCATGGCCTCCCTGCCCAAGGACGTGATGGTTTTTAACAAGCCAGTGAAGACCATTCACTGGGATGGGTGCTTCGAGGAAGCTTCTGCTCCTGGGGAGACGTTTCCGGTGCTGGTGGAATGTGAGGATGGAGGCTGCTTCCCAGCGCATCACGTGGTCGTCACCGTGCCGTTAG GTTTTCTTAAAGAACGTCTGGACACCTTCTTTGAGCCACCGCTGCCCACCGAGAAGGCGGAAGCGATCAGGAAAATAGGCTTTGGGACCAACAATAAAATCTTCCTGGAGTTTGAGGAGCCTTTCTGGCAGCCAGACTGCCAGCACATCCAGGTGGTGTGGAGGGACACGTCGCCCCTGGAGGACGCCGCCCCCAAGTTGCAGGATGCCTGGTTCAAGAAGCTTGTTGGCTTTTGGGTCCTGCCTTCCTTCGG GGCCAGCCAGGTGCTCTGCGGCTTCATCGCAGGGCTCGAGTCTGAGTTCATGGAGACGCTATCGGACGAGGACGTGCTCCTGTCTCTGACACAGGTGCTCCGCAGGGTGACAG GGAATCCCCGGCTCCCCGCGCCCAGGAGTGTGCTGAGGTCCCGCTGGCATAGTGCCCCACACACCCGGGGCTCCTACAGCTACGTGGCCGTGGGCAGCTCCGGGGACGACCTGGACCTGCTAGCCCAGCCTCTCCCTGCGGACGGCAGGGGTGCCCAG CTCCAGGTCCTGTTTGCAGGGGAAGCCACACACCGGACGTTTTACTCCACCACGCACGGAGCTCTGCTGTCCGGCTGGAGGGAGGCTGACCGGCTCATCGCTCTGTGGGATTCGCAGGCACAGCGGTCTGAGCCCGGCTCTGAGCTCGGCTCTGCTCCCCCAGTTCCCGGGTCCCGGGGAGGCTGGCCCCACCCTTTCCTTTGA